The window GAGAGGCGCAGGATCTGATTAATCATTAATCTGTCAAAAGTGTAATTGTCCTTTTTATACTTGGATATATCACTCCTCACAACATCATGGGGCAACTCTTCTGCTGTAGGAGATGAAATATTGGAATAGAAAGGCACAGTAAACCGTGCATAGGCAGATGCGCCTTTCCAGAGATCAAATGTAACATAGGGCGCTACACCTGCTGAAAACTTCCAGAAACCTGAAGGGTCATTCCAGTAAATATCAAGATCAGGGCTTATTTCCCATTCAAAATTAAAATCCTTTTTGTCTGAAACCTTCAAATAATTCTTCGCATCAGTCTCTGCAATACCATTTGTAATCTCTACCTTAAGTAGCTTATTCACAAAGGTCTCTTCAGGAATATCACCCAGGATGTATTTATCCATATGGTCAGGTTTTACTGAAATTTTCAGGATAGGGAAATCACCTTTTTTTACAACCGCAGTTAAAAGCCGGGTATCATGAGGTGAATTGAAAAGCATGTGTCTTAATACCCTTCCAACCGCTTTTTGATTGGAGAGATATCTATTATTCTGAAATTCACAGATGATATCCTTTCCATCTGTATAAATCGCTACATCACCAAAACCTGCCTTTTTTACAGCATCATATATGGACTGGATTATCGCCCTGTTATCCCGCTCATTAAAGGGCCTTCTATCTACCGGTAAAAGAGGAGCTGGATCAGGGGCCTGTGGGAGCACCTGATCGCCCAAAAGAGAACCTACACTGAGGGAGAGGCCCAGAGTATCCCCACGCTGAAAGGATATCCCCATATCAATGCCCTTTATTATCCTTGCCCTTAAACCAACATTGACAGGCGTCTTGGCGCCCTGAGGCACACCACGAGCGCTTGGGACATCCTCTTCATATTTGATGGGGTTATATTCTGCCATGAACATGAACCTGTCACTCAGCTCAAACTCAAAACCCCCAAAAAGGCTGTACCTGTCTGTGAAAAATTTCACCTGACCTCCGCTGAACCTTTTACTCCCAATCCCAAATGTAAGATCAAGGGGATACACCTGACGGCTCATAACAATGTATTCGCTAGTAAAAAGGCCAGTGCCATGAAAGTCATTAAAACCGATAGCAACAGCAGGCAATTCCCTTGATTCAGCAAATAATTGATACTTTATATCAAATGCCTTGTCTTTATTTGAACCATAGTTCTCTGTAAGAGCAGGTATATTTGTTATTGCTGTCAATCTACCTGAAAACTCTAAACCCGGGAGTAAACCTATCCCTGCATTGATCCACCTGTAGGGTGAAGCAACAGCTCCACTGAATCTCACTACTCCATCATCCAGTATCCTTGCATTGGGGATCTCCATAAGGCCTGTACCGCCCCAGTTTGATGTATTTACAAACTGCCGGTCAGATGAAAATGAGATTTCAGCAGTAAAAAGCAGTATTAATGTCAATACAGAAAGAACAAAATTTGAAAGCCGGAAATTTAATTTATTCATAATGCTGATCAATGATTATTATTTTTTACAGATTGTAAAACCAGAGCAAATGTAACTCAAAATGATAACAACTCTGAACCTTTTATAACTTGCTACATTCTTTTATTACAGAGGGGATGTCAACCTTAATGTTGTTTATTTTCAATGATCTTGGCTCATATTTATTCGTAGTTACCTGCCTCTTTACTCTTTGAAACTATTAATATCTTAAATACTTAATTGTTTTAGATATTCAGGGAAAAGAATAATCTTTTTACTGTCCTACCCCAACTTCTGACTTCAGATTTCCGGATTTCCAATTGTCTTATGAATTATTTGAAAAATATTTTTCAAGAAGTGGTGAATGTTGAGAATCAAAGGGGTTTACAACTGTAATGCCTCTCCAGATAAAACCTGTCTGTAAATCTTCACTCAAAAGCAGGCGACATTGGTTCTCCGCAGCAACAGCCATAATCAATGCATCCCATATTTGAAGCTTATGATCTACAGCCAGATCCATTGCTGCCTGAAATGATGCCCAGGAGGATTGGGCAACTTCATAACTGTCAGCCCAGCTTATAATTGCCTCTCTCGAAAGCATAGGCGCTCGTCCTGCCTTCCCTGTAAGGACCCTGAAGAGCTCCCCCAAAGTCTGGGCAGGGATAAGGATCTCTTCAGCCGGCAACCTCTCTAAAAGATATATTGTTTTACTACAGCGCACTTCATCTCCGATCCCTTCTGCATATGCCAGGATATTTGTATCAAGGGCTATTCTCATCATTATTCACTATAAAGGTCTTCTCGTGTCCAATTACGGACCCCTGTAACCGACTGGGACTTTAAACGAGATAGGAGAAGTTTTTTCATTGCGCTTTTTCGCATAGTGTCTGATGATATAGATGTTATCTTTGCCACAGGGGTACCTCTGGAAAGAATGGTTACATCTTCACCCATCCGAACTTCCTTTAATAATTTAGAAAAATCACGATTTGCATTAGCTGATGTTATAGTCTTCATATAAATCCTCCGCTAAAGGTAGTTAATAACACTACTTTAAAGGAAGGAGGTCTAACTGTCAATTGCTTTCCCTGATTTTTGAAATGCTACCCTACATAAGGAGCCAAATAACAAAAAAGCCGGGGTGAAACTCTGCCTCCGACTTTTCAGATTGCTGACCTCTGATCTCTGACCACTATTTTTATATATCTTTAATTTAACTTTACCCTGTTTTCTTTTGGATGGCAAAAAGCGGCGTTCTATTTCTTTCAGGACCTTTGCCAGAATATCTTCTATAACAGCTTGAAAAAATACCTTTGAAATATACCTACAATTATAATTCTCCAGCCATTTTTAATGCTGCTTCAACAATAGATGCGCCCATCCAATAACCATTATCTCGCATATTTTGTAAGGCTGATCCAACGTTTTCTATGAGCCCTTTATTTTTTGCCTCAACAAGGATTCTTGCAGATCCAATAACCTCCAACCCATATACAGTTCTTGCAATCTTTCTTGCTTTGCGTTCATCGATTAATGTAAAATCCGCCTTCAATTCTCTTGCAAGTGCAATTACAGATGCCTCTCCCTCGTCCAGAGATTTTAACAACAAAGGATCAATCGAGGTAGAAATCGGTAAAACCTTTATCCATTGTACCCTGTTGTAATTGGACAAACCTGCATTTTCTGATCCACCAGCCAGGATCTCTCTATGAACTGCCTCGGGTACAGCGATAACATCAAAAAGGTCTCGAAGAATATCTATACGATTAATTAGTGATAAGGCTACAAGCGGGCCTGTATTACAAACCATTTTACCAAGCATGTATCACTCTGAAAATTCGGCGTTAATCTCTTCCTGATCCCATTGCACGCTGGATGCGCCATAACGATTGCATTCCAGCAAAAATCTAACACGGGATACCTTTGCCATTCTTGCCGCCTGACCGGATGTAAGCCTTCCCATTTCAAATAACTTGACAGCCAGGGCGAATCTGGCCTCTTGCTCAAACGTTTCATTGCTCTGGTTCAGTACAGCAGGTATGAAATCGGGATATTCTATCTCTATCATTCGCATGCTATACCTCCTTTATCATTTAAAATTATTAATGTTCGTATAAATTATATCAAAACCATTTTATTTTGATAGTTATTTCAAAAACGCCTACAGTGGAAATAACATTGCCAAGAATCTTTGTTAATAGAGCTATATCCCCTCTTACCTCAAGCCTCAAGTCTCAGGTCTCTCTGATCTCCGTTCTCTGACTTCTGTCTTCTTTCTTCTATCTTTTGTCTCTTGTCTCTTGTCTCAGGTCTCAGTTCTCCGCCCTCATCCCTCTCATTCCGGTTTCAAATTTCAGGTCTCATCCCTCTATCTTCTGTCTTCTGACATCTGGTATCTGTCTTCTGACTCCTGGCTACCGACTTCTGGAATTTCGAATCCCCTTAACCACCCTCTCCAAATCCTCTTCATCCATTTCAACACCTCATACGAATGAAATAGTTAGCAAATACAAAACCTGCAAAGAAGAACAATAGCAATCCAAAGACCGGGATAATACCAAATGGCTTTATTAACAGGATACACAGCCCTACTATCAACTGCAATGCACTATATCCAACAGATATTTTCCAATGGGCAATACCCATTTCGTTTACAAGGATTTGATAAAAGTGTCTTCTATGGGCTTTAAGAAGGTTTTCACCAGCCTTGAGACGGACAAACATAGTAACAAATTCATCTGCATAAAATGGAAATAGAAACCCGGCAAGGCATATAAAATCCAGAAAACTCCTGGAAAGCATAACTACAAAAGATGCAAATACAAATCCCAAAAGAATGCTACCAACATCACCCATAAATACTTTAGCGTTTGGGAAATTAAAAGGAAGAAATCCAATACATGCTAAAGCGATGGAGACTGCAAGAAATGTTAATTTACTATCACCGTGAGAAATATAATTATAGAAAGCAAGCAAACCAAAAGCAACAATAGCTGTAATTCCTGCAATACCATTAATGCCATCCATAAAGTTGTACCAGTTGGTTGTGGCTACAATGAACAAAATGAAAAAGATAAAAATTAGAATAGAGAAAACTGGAGAGAGCTTTAAAGCCTCAGAAGGAAGAACATCAGATAGGACAGGAGCAAATATAATGAAGGATAGAGTTAATAAAAATTGAATAGGCAGTCGAAGCTTTGGGGACACTTCCCTTTTATCGCCAATAAGGCTTATCAAAGAAAGAATAACAGCAGGTATCCAAAATGCTGGAGAGATTTTAGCAAATATGGTTGAAATAACGAAGGCAATAAGTATCCCAATCCCACCACCTTTTGGGATAATACCTACATGAGAACTCCTGTTATTTGAATGATCAAGCAGGCCTACATAATTAGCATAATGTGATATAGACCATGCACCCAAGCATCCTAAAAAAAAACTCACTAAATAAATGGGCACCATAATATTCAGTTACGCTTTGCAAAAACCGAATGCAAATCATGTCTAGGCTGAAAACCTGTTTGAAGCATGCGAGTGTTATCAAATACCAGGCTTCCTGCCACTTTATCATAACAGGAATGAAACCATAATTTTTGTTTCCTAAAAATTGATCCGGCCAGACGAGTTAGAAACCAAACCATTGATAAAGGTACTGGAACTACCGGTTTATAACCATAAATATTATTATTTTTGAAAGTTTTGATGATTTCATAGAATGAGTATGGTTTAGGGTCACATACATTTATAACTTCTATACTCCGTTCACTACCTCTTCTCTTAAGTATATGTTCTATAAAATCGATAAGATTTGGCCTTGCAAGAGCAGACATACTTTGTTGTCCGTTTCCAAAAACAACATATGCGATTTTTTTAGGCCCAAAAATTCTTCTTTCAAGATTTAACCGAAAATCCCTATCATATACCGGGGCGAGTCTTAGAATTGTTAATTTATGGATTATACCCTTTTCATATAAAGCAATAAGACGTTTCTCTGCATCCAGCTTGCTAAATGCATAATCGCTTGAAGGATTAGATAGGGAATCTTCAGAAACAGGTTGCAATAAATCACTCTCTCCGTAAACAGAAATTGTAGAAAGAAAAATAAAATGTAATTTGTTTTTTTCAGCGGCAATGGATGCAAGATTTTCAGTTGCTTCGCTGTTTATTTTAATATAGGCATCCCTATCATAAGCTCCTACCTTCTGATGAGCCAACCCTGCACAATGTATAACAGTTGAGGGTATGATACCAATTTGACTTTTTAGTAGTGCAATGTCCGTTAAATCGCATTCAATAAATTTATATTTATTTGGGAAATCTACATTTTTCTTAATGTCGAGTGCAACAACTTCATATAAGGATGGTAACAAGGTGAACAGTTCTCTTCCTATGACACCATTGGCCCCTGTTACTAAAATCTTCATTGACCTAGTAATTCCTTATATACTTCCATTGTCTTTTCAATAACTATTTTTAAAGAAAAATTGTTTTCTACTAGCTTGCGTCCATTTTCTCCCATTTTCTTGCGAAGTCCATTATTCGCAATTAAAGTACCAATTGCATCTGCTAGTTTTTCTGGGTTACGTATAGGGACCAATAAACCATTTTCACCATCAATTACAATTTCTTTACACCCTGGTGTGTTTGTAGTTACTATAGCACGACCACAAGAAGCGGCTTCTATCAATACTTTTGGAATACCCTCACCATAAAATGAAGGCAGACAAACAATGTTTGATTTTGAAATAACATTAGGCATATCACTTTTATGCCCCCACCATTCAACAACACCCTCTGAATCCCAATCTGATAATTGATCTACAGAAATAGATGAGGGATTATGCATATCACTATCCCCAATAAGCGCGAAACGCGCTATTACACCCCTACTTTTCAAATATCTAGCAGCCTCAACAAATTCTTTAATCCCCTTTGCCCATAACATTCGAGAAGCAAGAATAACTAAAGGGGCACCATCGG is drawn from Desulfatiglans sp. and contains these coding sequences:
- a CDS encoding YjbH domain-containing protein codes for the protein MNKLNFRLSNFVLSVLTLILLFTAEISFSSDRQFVNTSNWGGTGLMEIPNARILDDGVVRFSGAVASPYRWINAGIGLLPGLEFSGRLTAITNIPALTENYGSNKDKAFDIKYQLFAESRELPAVAIGFNDFHGTGLFTSEYIVMSRQVYPLDLTFGIGSKRFSGGQVKFFTDRYSLFGGFEFELSDRFMFMAEYNPIKYEEDVPSARGVPQGAKTPVNVGLRARIIKGIDMGISFQRGDTLGLSLSVGSLLGDQVLPQAPDPAPLLPVDRRPFNERDNRAIIQSIYDAVKKAGFGDVAIYTDGKDIICEFQNNRYLSNQKAVGRVLRHMLFNSPHDTRLLTAVVKKGDFPILKISVKPDHMDKYILGDIPEETFVNKLLKVEITNGIAETDAKNYLKVSDKKDFNFEWEISPDLDIYWNDPSGFWKFSAGVAPYVTFDLWKGASAYARFTVPFYSNISSPTAEELPHDVVRSDISKYKKDNYTFDRLMINQILRLSDRWFSRVSLGYFDLMYAGVGGESLYFIGDGRAALGVEADWVKKRVPKKLFELMDVDRYTLLGNAYYYYPGLDITFKTQYGRFLAGDVGWKFDINRRYKTGVILGMFMTFTDTDNINQPVFNDDYNHKGVYMRVPLRMFYTKDSTKTLNYGISPWTRDVGQTISHWKDLYSIAGELMPGKFKNESDEIKN
- a CDS encoding PIN domain-containing protein — translated: MRIALDTNILAYAEGIGDEVRCSKTIYLLERLPAEEILIPAQTLGELFRVLTGKAGRAPMLSREAIISWADSYEVAQSSWASFQAAMDLAVDHKLQIWDALIMAVAAENQCRLLLSEDLQTGFIWRGITVVNPFDSQHSPLLEKYFSNNS
- a CDS encoding type II toxin-antitoxin system prevent-host-death family antitoxin; protein product: MKTITSANANRDFSKLLKEVRMGEDVTILSRGTPVAKITSISSDTMRKSAMKKLLLSRLKSQSVTGVRNWTREDLYSE
- a CDS encoding DUF3368 domain-containing protein, coding for MLGKMVCNTGPLVALSLINRIDILRDLFDVIAVPEAVHREILAGGSENAGLSNYNRVQWIKVLPISTSIDPLLLKSLDEGEASVIALARELKADFTLIDERKARKIARTVYGLEVIGSARILVEAKNKGLIENVGSALQNMRDNGYWMGASIVEAALKMAGEL
- a CDS encoding UPF0175 family protein, encoding MRMIEIEYPDFIPAVLNQSNETFEQEARFALAVKLFEMGRLTSGQAARMAKVSRVRFLLECNRYGASSVQWDQEEINAEFSE
- a CDS encoding UDP-N-acetylmuramyl pentapeptide phosphotransferase, which encodes MGAWSISHYANYVGLLDHSNNRSSHVGIIPKGGGIGILIAFVISTIFAKISPAFWIPAVILSLISLIGDKREVSPKLRLPIQFLLTLSFIIFAPVLSDVLPSEALKLSPVFSILIFIFFILFIVATTNWYNFMDGINGIAGITAIVAFGLLAFYNYISHGDSKLTFLAVSIALACIGFLPFNFPNAKVFMGDVGSILLGFVFASFVVMLSRSFLDFICLAGFLFPFYADEFVTMFVRLKAGENLLKAHRRHFYQILVNEMGIAHWKISVGYSALQLIVGLCILLIKPFGIIPVFGLLLFFFAGFVFANYFIRMRC
- a CDS encoding NAD-dependent epimerase/dehydratase family protein, with translation MKILVTGANGVIGRELFTLLPSLYEVVALDIKKNVDFPNKYKFIECDLTDIALLKSQIGIIPSTVIHCAGLAHQKVGAYDRDAYIKINSEATENLASIAAEKNKLHFIFLSTISVYGESDLLQPVSEDSLSNPSSDYAFSKLDAEKRLIALYEKGIIHKLTILRLAPVYDRDFRLNLERRIFGPKKIAYVVFGNGQQSMSALARPNLIDFIEHILKRRGSERSIEVINVCDPKPYSFYEIIKTFKNNNIYGYKPVVPVPLSMVWFLTRLAGSIFRKQKLWFHSCYDKVAGSLVFDNTRMLQTGFQPRHDLHSVFAKRN